GTCTGTTGATTACTTAAGACATAGTACAAATGTTTACAGTACTTGTTTTATAACTGACTCTTGGTTCTGACACTGGCTCAAATTAAGATTCTCTTCAGCAAATACTTTGGTCCCATATAAATATTTACTCGGGCCTTCATAAATGGTTTTATAGGGAAACAGACAATGAGGAACTCACCCCACTTGTTGCCCACCAACACAGGGCAAGCTGCATGTCTGGTGCTGTAGTCTCCTTCCCCACTGGCAAAGAGATTGTACCAGAACACTGCAGTACcctgaaagacacacacaggtcagttgtgtggtgaatgaaagcagtaacattgcagggacaagcaAGTAGAGAGTTACGTCCATCTGACGAAAGACGCTTTCACTTGAAGTGAGCGAACACATTACAAGACTCCACTGATGACGGATTTGAATCCGCGACTTGTTTACGGTTGCCTCGCCAATGCTTTTGTGGGTAATTTGTCTCACAAACTTGTTGAATACATTACAAGAACATAGGCACTGGTCAAAAACAGCTCCTTGCCTGCCATGttcctgaaaataataagagaCGTCTTCCACCTCATACACGTACATCTGGCCTTGCCCCATCTTCTACTTCTTCTGTTGAGTCTTATGGGGGTCAgcatccataagtgttgcattaccaccatctgctggactgtatCTAGCCCCATCTATTCCGGCACTGCAGTGTGGCATGTGTGATAAGAcaaaaatgttcctgaatgtagctgcatgtgtgaacagTGAAAATCACTGGCAGTGCCTGAAAgattatcccagtaatttactgtgAACTATGTGTAAAAGAGGCTTTTGTTTGCATCAAGTTTATGATGTAAGCTCATTGTAGTATGTATGTTTATCACTGACACAGCTACTGAATCATTAATAATGGGTGGTAATAAGTGATGAAGCATAACCAGATACCTTTTGGGGCCAAACTGCAGCACCAACATCTGGAAATACTGTGGCTCCACCTGCTGATACATCACTCATctacaacacagacaaaagagacaaagagagttTAGTGTTTACcggttaaataaaataattccgTAGTCCTAGTAAGTGAAATTGTTGGAAGGCCAGGGATCATATTACTTCAGTGgttacatgtattttaatattgatTCCAAgttataaaacacacattactgcTTTCTGCATGGTTATGATTCATTTGATATTAAATCTggttcaaataaatattgatattgtgttCTGTGGCACAGTTTTCACAGTACAAAACTATCACTAGTTGTATTTTTGTCACTTCTTTCCTAGTTCCAGCAAATGCAACACCCTCCTTATTGTATCAGTATAGTAAGTCCTGCTTTAAGTTAGATGTTACTTTTGGGGCAGTGATTTTGCATACTGGGAAAGCCCATAATCAAATATGACAGATAGTCACTGATGTATAATACCAGGGTGTTACCCTGAGCAAAGCCACAAATGAAATAGTAGTTTAGCTATTTCATCTGCAAGTATGAGACTGCTCAATTTATTCCGTTTTTCTAACCACAATGACTAAATTTTACTCAGTACCATGTGGGGTGAGAGAATCCACTGTTCTGCCTGTTTAAGGCCTCATTTTGTTAAACCTACCATCAGCTTAGTTAAGTTAAAACTTAATGGGATTGCTTCAGctaattcacattttaaaaaaagtaattatcTGCAAGAAGCAATTGGTTTTGTATTGGTAATGTTAGCTTTCAGATTAATAATGGCTGTATGTTTtcttgtatatacagtacatgtccaGCCCTGTTTAAAATAGACATAAATGGTCAACCGTGTGTGACCAGCTGTTAATTGTACAGTATTATATAGTACAGAGCCACAGTTACATTAAGTGTTTCACTAAGTGTTGTAAAAACCCCAAAACCTATGCTATGCTATGAAATCCAAATTCTTTACTGATAGGTGTTTTtactgaaattatttttcatttttcatctatGAAACCCTGATTTTCCAGCAGCTTTAAAACAGATTTGAAGTGGACACAAATAACTAATTCCACAATATACATTTACTGTTTGTCTACTTGTCCTAAAGCATATATAAATCTATATTACGCAGTGATTATATTGAGTGCAATATTAAAACCCTTGATTCCACATTATACATGATTTTATACACATGAACCCCATAGTTCAGCATAATATATTATGTATCTTTGGAAACACTGATCTTGACTGTTATGGAATTTTCaatctttaggggttacaaattagtctaattggttcactagtttctaaacaaggaactgcattttacccATTTTAGTTCAGATCACGTTGCATGGAActtcaggtcactgtcagcacattCTGGCTACGCattcacctatctgtgttgtctaggaagGCCCCCTCCaaccttggtaaccatggcaatgctgatttacACTTCATCAGAGAGGCTTCTGTTTCCCCAAACATCAAAGACAGCTGCATATCCAAGGAGAGgcagtgtctctctctgcaaGACTTGATGTTAGTTACTCTGTGACCCAAAGGCCCAGgcttgacccaatgtaacccaatttataacccctaaagatggaaaattccataacattGAGTAGTTGGCCCAAAGAGTAGGTCTGAAAAGTTGAAGGTGGTTTGGCCATAGTCCAGGTTAAATTTATGCGTTATCAGCTTTGGTATTTGAGTGCAATTATCAAGATTTGACTCACATAGAAGAGCCATGTTGCTATGCGGTTCCCAGTGCCTAGCTCTTTAAAGGCATCTGGCTCATCTTTCTGTGGAGAAACAGTAAAAATAGAGTTTAGTGTCCTGGCATACAAACACTGCTCTCTTGACAGAGAAATTAACTTAAATTGCAGAGGTCGTACCCTTCCAAAGTCAAAGTGAGGTTCATATTGACCTCCAACGCCATAATTTGCAACCTAGAGagacaaataaaattgtaaacaCAGTAAGGgagattgttaaaaaaatattttacatgtatacAACAACTCTTGATTTTATATGGATTTaggaatatataaatataacaacCAAAAAAGAACATGAAATAGACTTCCACTCTTTAAACACATGAACACTTTACCTGCAGCTCTTCTGCAGTATCCATTTCCAGCCCTGTGAGATCCTCAATTCTCTGGTTGATCTTGTCAATCATCGGATCTTCATAGCCAGTGAGCCAAGCACTGGAATAACAGGAGGGAAAGCAGACCAAttgagaaagaggagggatATGCTTTTCAGTATGTCAGTGAGACacatttttggccactaggTGGTAGTAAAGATTTCTTTACTACCATCAGGCCACTGAGAGATATGTCATGCTGAAAACGTGCTGAGAAAAGCTCAAACATGAAGTGAAATTGCGCATTACAACCAgttaatagaaaaagaaaagggaggggaggtatgaagaaatgaaaaataagtaaaCAGATACAGAATCTCCAATCAGCTCAGGGTACAGGGTTGTTACTATGTTGTTACTACTTGTTCACACACGAGTGTAGTTGAGGACTACGACAAAATATTTTCATGGATTCAGTTTTCCTAACACTACCTGCCTTTCATACTCATTCTCACAACACAGTCTAACAGAAGGCCTCTGATAAAAGAAGTTGTTGGCTGGGCATGATGGAGCTCTTTCTTGTAAACTACTAAAACATGACACTGGTTCTGCAAACCACATCAcataaaaattaattttttttcaggCTAATCCACTAAAAAGCCACAATATCcacattaaaaaatgtcctACCACACAGAGTATTGTGAAAGAGACAATTTATATGATGTCACCACAGCATGCAATATGTGGTGTGATTTTCGGGGATTTAGGGGATTTTTATAGATATCATGCCGTCTATGATGACTCCCACCCCTACTGCCTCATGCAAGTATTCCTAAGTATTCCTGCAGGCGTGCTCTGAGATGCAAGTGTATGTCCAAGAGAGATGAGTCATCTGTATTTATTCAGCATTTGTGTTGATAAGGAGTTAGATTTTTGAAGGGATGCTGGACAGCGTGTCAGCCAACACATTATTTCCTGTAATACAGCCAGTTCAGAGAGAGGTCAAACTCTTCTGAATTCATCTATTTGCCCACTCTATCACTACATGTTCACTGCAAAAATACGTGCAGGCTAGCACATAAACGTacaataaaatcaaaggaaCACCACACCcttgcacccacacacacattaattacCAAGAACAGTAAAACCAAAGAAACGTGGGGGTTTGGTGGGTTGCTAGCCTGCTATTTTTAGTATCTATCAAAGTGGAACAGTCATCTAAACTACAAGGTGACACTTTCTTTACATCAAGGATGGATGAGAAATTACAAACTCTTCCCACATGTTTGCAGAATTTGTCTATACTACGTCTAGACTCGGGCCTCAGAAGTTTCTGTAACACTCTTGCTGATATGGAAGTTGAAGAAGCATATTAGAACCATGACAGCTGTAATGAGCTCATATGAGAATGTGATACAAATGCATTCCTGTAAAGCACAACAGGGAATAGGGCTTCAGTGGTCTGGATCTCAAATAACCTGGGAAGGATGGCTGGGGGAAAGATAACAGTCTGTAGCAACACTGCAGTGCCATGAAAATGTCTAAATCTCTGTGTGGAcagaaagaacaaagaaaacttCAGCTacaccaaaaaacaacaacaacagaggattGTTTAGCTTTGTTGGATCTAAGCTCTGTTTGGTATTAAGGCAGAAATCTAAAAAGTGcaataatgacaaaatgctTAACTTCCACCAAATCAAAACATCCTCTAGTGTTTGTTTTCCAAGTGTGgctaaacattttcattttttttccatagagTTTGCCTGGTGCAGGTCTGGAAGAGTGTTTCAGCCAGGGCacagagatgaagatgaagagttGGATCAGGGGGGAAGGCATTGTGGTCCTCCTTCTGACCTGTAAACCCCTTACCTCTTGGAGACTCTGTATTGGGCGGTGGTAAGTTTCCCAGTTTGGGGGTCATGCACCGTGGCTCGCCTTAACTACAGTAGTTCCCGCAGCACAAGGACACCGAGGTGTAGGAAAAGAAGATAcaaagggaaggaaaaaaatggaatgTGATACACACAACAGGACAAGTGGAAAGTAAGgtaagagaggaggaaagagggagaaaaaagaaagcagatcCAGTCACTAGTTGTCAATGTTATTCTTAAGAAGGGCCAAGAGAGTGTTCCATGAGGCAATGCTAGAAACCAAATTcccattaaaaatgtaactttaagGAATAAACAACTGCCTCTAATACACCTCCTGGCTCCCAAAAAGCAACTATGTTAATATCAACAGTAGAAAAAGTAACACATTTTGACACCTCCTCTGTCTTCTTGTGTTACCTTTCTGTAGCAGACTCCTGAGCAGAAACTTATCCATAACAGATCCTCAAAAAATAGCAGCATAATCCTATTTTCAattgaaaatgtctttattccAATCTATAACCTCCAAGaatgctttcttttctttcttccatttCTGTGAGATGCATTTGCATATAACATGCTTTATAAACCAATAATATTTATGTATGGTGTATAAAGCTTAGATCAGCTGGATCTTGTGCTTCAGCTCAAGAGCCATTACGCTACGGAAAGAGCGGAGAGATGGAGTTCTGGACTGACGGGAGAACAGAGGAGAAATTTGTTTGAGTTATTTGGggggaaaaaggaggagagaatctcactttctcctctgctctttccTCTGTTCTTGGCGGCTCCTGACTGTGCCTTACCTTTTGCTGATCCGGTATGAAGCTGTCTCCAGCACTCCCGTGATGGGGTTGGAGATGGTGGCCCTGCGTAGCTGTGAAGCCAGGGACATGATTTAtccacacatagacacacacatacagatgtgtgtgcctgtgtgcttGCCTAACTAGCAACATCACATCAACCAGCCTCACAGCTTTGACCTCCCTTCCCCCAACACACTAAACCACATGACAGAAACTGAATATGCTTAACACATTTTCCTGTTAGATCACAGTGAACTGAAAAGTGACCAATATAGCTTTATATATGCAGGAGCACTGAAAACACTTCATTTTGTTCATGGCTGCAGCAtcaagatgaagaaaaacacatggcTTACTCTTGGCTTTGCCAGCTGCTTGACCCTCTCGATTTCTTTGTCAGAGATGATCTCAAGGTAGCGGACTATGTAGGGGCGGTCCCACTCATCTTGCTGTTTGACAGGTGCCAGCACGTAGTGGGGATTGTGATTGTTGTCATAGTAACGACAGAACAGTCGGCTCTGCCTGCGGGGTGTCTGAttgtgagaaaagaaaaaacagggaGCAAAGGGATTATAACTGAGCTGTCCTTTACAAGTTggtaattgcatttttttttttgtatttctatgTCTTTCTCACCAATCTGATGCCCTCCCCACGACACAGCATCTCATACTTCTTCCTCTCAGGGATCAAACTATTGGAGACCTTTTtgggcttcttcttcttttcagttGTTTCTCTTTTCCCTCGCTCCTTCTGTTTCTCAGCCTCATCTTCTGCAGCCTTCTTCTGCTTCTCTAACTGGAACTTAAAGTATTTCAGGTTGCCCTTGGCGCGCTGGTGCTCTGGgtctgaaaatggaaaaatgaaagagcaacagaaataatagtaaataagaaataatggtaataaaatatatcacaCCGCCTGCAATCAAAGTAACTGAGCTTCCAACATGACATAATTATGCGCTATTTATTTAATCCCAACTTATCTAGTTCTCAGAGCTAAGATGCACAAACAGGACAAAATAATTCAGGAGCTCTTTTGGAAGAAAATGTCAGGTCACATAAAGACTTCatcataacattttttaaattcatgtttcCAAGACAACACAGTGCTGTGAAATGTATTGCAGCGTCCATTATttagatcagtggttcccaacctttttggcccGCGACCCCTTAAAATGAAGTAACATCTCCCTGGAACCCTTCATCACATGTTGCATTGCCAATCAGTTAAGTTACTAATTATTGTCATGATTCACTGgttaatcattttgtccataaaatgtcagagagtAGCGAAAAATATCTGTTAAAGTTCCTCACATTCCAAGATTACATCTgtaaatgtttagttttgtctAACTGCCACAAAGAGAAGCAATAAATATTCAGATTTGAGAAGCAGAAACCagcttatttttttacatttttgcttaaaaattatGAAAACGATTATTCAAGtatcaaagtagttgctgattaatcttCTCTTCATCGACTAATCGATGAATTCAACTAAACTTGCAGCTCTTGAAAGAGgacttgtcttgttttattttaataacttttacaGGTTTGAGGaggtaaaatacagaaatctacaggaaagaaagcaaaaattAGAAGAAAGCTTGAAACAAATATCCCAATTTTGTGTcaaaaataagtttattttaCTATATATTATCCTGTCCTATCATCTCACAACACTTTTGATTAATCCAGAGACCCCTTGTGGGGGTCTTGACCACCAGGTTGTGAACCACTGATCTAGATCACACTATCATTTAAAAGCAAATGCAACTGATGGACTTTTTAGAAAACAAATATGGGTTAGCAAATGCCAAATTTCATTCCACCAATTACCATCTTGTCAGATCCACCAATCCTGTTAATCACATCCTTTCCTATCCCAAATGTACAAGAGAAGGTCTCCCTATAGAGTTCAGTCTAGAATTGACTTTATACAAATCACTGTGATtccaaaaacagcaataaagctgGAAAGTTGTCTTCTACTGAAATTCTCATTCTCTAATGCTCACAGTACTAGTTTTATGATATAACTTAACTGGCTGCAGgataatcaaataaaacacataaactaAGTCTTCTCTTATTAACATATTACATAATAACTTACTGCTAAATTAGtattatcaataaataaacaaagacatGTGGCACACAATTCTGTTCTATGTTAGAAGTTGTATCCACACGTCTCTGAGTGCCCCGTCACAGAAGACTGATTTGTTTTATGCCAAATCTGCACAAAACCATGACAAATTTCAGTGAAGTTTCCAAACAAAACTTCACAGAGTAGAGACATGGATGTTTTGGTCAAACTGCGGTAACAGTCTGTACTGTTTATGTCTGCGAGGCTTGGAAATGTTGGCCTCTGGTTTACCTCTTTTTAGTACATCTTTGGTTCAAATCAAAGTCAATGTCTCATTTGTTATTGCTCACTGCTTAATTTATCCAACTTACTGACTTAATTTAGATAATCAATATTGATGCACTTTTCTTTCGTAGCAATGTCTTTGTTTGTATCTTTTAAGTCAGGTAAaatgaaggaatcttctaaAATCTTATCTAATTAAACAAGATAAAGTCTGGTATCTGTACAAGTCCAGACAACCACTGTTGAGAAAAGTTTGCTTATTTCTTAATCCTTTGAGGTGCATGCGACATAATTTACCTTGAGCAGACATTTTACAATCCAAAGTGATAAAAGGTGCCTCCCTGTATGCTTTTCATAACTGGAATAGCATTTTATGCCGTTTAAATACTTCATAGTGTGAAGGGGCTCACCCAGATCAAGCAGTCTCTTGGTGTACTCCAGGGCTCGCTCTATCTCCCCCTGCTGGTAGATGGCGTAGCTGAGGTAGTCGAGTACTGTCACCTTATCTAAAGTGGACTCCTCTCCCTCATCGAGCTGTTTCAGCGCCTGGGCCATCCACAGCTCTGTGTGGTAGTAGTCAACATCAGAGTAGGCGATCTTTCCCAGCTCGTAGCAGTCCTCCACTGTCATAAGGCTTTTGTGTTTCACTCCTAGCATGCAGAGGATACAGGAAAACATTGGCACAGAATAGAAGAGAATACAACCATCTCCTTTGTAATgtcaataatataaaaacaagaaaacccaTGTACTTCCACATGGCCCATGTATTGTGACTTTCTTGGCCAATAGTCTGTTAATCAATGCttcttaaaaaaagagagatacaTACTTCATGTCAGGTAGACATGGTATACCCTGACTTAAGGTCCTTACCCGGTAGGTTTCCTGTAGAGATGGTGTTGGCATCCAGTCTGTATGTGTCTTGTAACCGAAGGAGAGCTTTGGCAGCCCCTGTCTGGTCCTCATCCGTGGGGAAATGTTGTCTCTGGATGGTCAGATTGGAAATAAATCCTGATGGACACAGACAGGACAGGATAAAGATGTAGCAGAGGATGGTTCAGTATGGGATACATAACAACCAGGCAAGTGGACAATAAATAATCTTAGTTTATGGTCAGTGAGATGGCTTAGAGTGACTTTGATCTTAAGTGAGagaattataattatattaagcCAGACATGATGCAAAGACGAATGAGTAATGTTAGCTTCCACCTCAATAACTCCTGTTAGAAAGGCTTTTGCTTAAGCCTGCTCTACCCGCAACATACAAAAAGACAGCTCCAGGAAATTTAAAGACATTACTGGTACAAAACAGAATCAAATAGTATTGGAAAATCAGCTTTGTGTTTGTCATCATCTTCTTGGAGCTCACTATGATGGAATTCAGAGTGCAAGGTAAGCTCAGTTGCAAAAGTTTACCGAACAAAGTCATACACTTTCCAATGATTTTCTAAACTTTTGGCACTTACTGTAACATCTGGCAAATCCAACAAACAGAATATGATACTATCTAGCCTACACACTCAGGTATTTCTAAGTTATTGTTTGAACCATGTAGTCTTTGTTTGTACCATCAGTGGTGTCACTAAGTACAAGGCTCTCCAGGTCCCCCCACTCTGTGTTCAGCCTCTTCATTAGTTTGAAGGCATTGACAGGGTGCCCCAGGAAGCCCTCTGGGTCTTGAATGGCTGCGGCTGTCAGCGAATCCAATTTATCAGCCCAGCTGTCACAGAGATAGTAATGCAGAGTTAGGTGCATTGTACTACATCCAGTGAATATAAGAATTATGTGCAGGACCTTATGCCCACAAACTCACCTTTTGACCCGCTCTAGCTtgttctcctctgctctgatATAGTCCTTTAGAGAGGTGACGAGGTCTTTTTCTGTGTATAACAGGTCTGTCATCTGACCTGAGAAATATAAATCAGAAACACCACATCATCAATTCTGCAATGTATACTGTGTAACCGACATCACTAATCCTATGAGATCAACCTTTAATGAAATTATGGGTCTTTAGCTTCCATATGTGCAGTAACAATAAGAAATAATCAGTGAAATCAGAAAAGACCGATTATTTATAACATGAGCATTAAATATTAATAGATGGTTTAACCTATGGAGGTGAAGAAGTCATTGTGGGCTGAGAGTGACTGTAGGCAGCTCAGCAACAGGAAACACCAACATGGTAGGTCCACcctgaagaaacacagaaaaaatagaCACATGGTCTCTTAAGTATCACAAAACTCATGGCATTAGGGTTAATCACAAATTTTGGCTTTGTGTCATACTGGCACATAAGATATGACATccaactgtatattttttttccatctgctgACATCATGATCTCTGATAACCTCACTGTTCCAGCTGAATGTCAGGCAACCACATCAAACTGCTGACAAAAGTGAGCTGCCTTGTTTCCCTGGTAAACCCTGCTCCCCAAACGACCTCTACATCACTACTGACACACCATGGTGACCCCTAAATATTGCAGGCTGTCACAGTCTCACATCCCTCAAATCACACAGTTAGAAGAAAGATTTACTCATTTCCTGTCTCGATTACTTCAGGACTCTCTTAGTGAGCCACAGAAAACATTCCAAGCCTTAAAACTCATCCAAAGCACTGCTTCCCCTTTTGTCCGAAACCTCACTGCACCATCTGGACAGTTTTTATAACCTTCCTTAGAAAATGGTTCCCAATGCAAACTGTTGCCAGAGAGGTCTGCAGATTAGTATGGAGTAACTTATTCCAAGAATGGTATCTTAAAGCTTGGGCATATAAAAGCAGAAGTATTTACGTTGTTAAATATTCCTCAGGATGTTAGAAAATATGATTGTGAATTGAGTGAACTGACCATTTGGGAAATATAGAAATAGaaacacatatataatatacaaataatatatgtatacatTCAAAAAgggtaaaataaaaagagtaaTCAAATCGttgaactgaaaaacaaatcCCTGACCTCTCCTTAATCCTTAAAAAACTGCAGCCTTCCACTCACCACACCAAACCAAATATAACTTGGTATGGTTGCGGTCACTGTTTGTTTGGCTTTGGAGCTGGCGCAGCCATAACTACTACAGGGCTACTGGCCTGTGAGGAGTGGCACTTTGATCTTTCCACCCGCACAGACAGAAATTAGAAGAGAACCCCAGCAGAAGGGCAGGAagaaatgtgtatgtaaatggaaaggtgtgtatgtctgtgtacaCAAAGTATCTTAAGAGTATGTGCACATATTAAGTGGGCATTAGCAGACTTGCTTTGACAATGACATCTTCATTATTgtataaatagaaaatgttaaGATTTTTTCTATATCTGCATATGGATCTGGATCTGcatcaaaaacaacagacatctTAGGATTTATGtgtgagagtttaaaaaaaagaagtttgcttttaaaaattTCTGATTACACACACCTTTATCCTGATCTGCTCCAAAAACGTATCCCCATCAACATTATTGACAAATGTACTGTCATTTTTAAGATATACTTAATGCTGAACC
This genomic interval from Thunnus thynnus chromosome 14, fThuThy2.1, whole genome shotgun sequence contains the following:
- the p4ha1b gene encoding prolyl 4-hydroxylase subunit alpha-1b isoform X2 produces the protein MLSFRVDLPCWCFLLLSCLQSLSAHNDFFTSIGQMTDLLYTEKDLVTSLKDYIRAEENKLERVKSWADKLDSLTAAAIQDPEGFLGHPVNAFKLMKRLNTEWGDLESLVLSDTTDGFISNLTIQRQHFPTDEDQTGAAKALLRLQDTYRLDANTISTGNLPGVKHKSLMTVEDCYELGKIAYSDVDYYHTELWMAQALKQLDEGEESTLDKVTVLDYLSYAIYQQGEIERALEYTKRLLDLDPEHQRAKGNLKYFKFQLEKQKKAAEDEAEKQKERGKRETTEKKKKPKKVSNSLIPERKKYEMLCRGEGIRLTPRRQSRLFCRYYDNNHNPHYVLAPVKQQDEWDRPYIVRYLEIISDKEIERVKQLAKPRLRRATVHDPQTGKLTTAQYRVSKSAWLTGYEDPMIDKINQRIEDLTGLEMDTAEELQVANYGVGGQYEPHFDFGRKDEPDAFKELGTGNRIATWLFYMSDVSAGGATVFPDVGAAVWPQKGTAVFWYNLFASGEGDYSTRHAACPVLVGNKWVSNKWIHERGQEWRRPCGLNETE
- the p4ha1b gene encoding prolyl 4-hydroxylase subunit alpha-1b isoform X1, with the translated sequence MLSFRVDLPCWCFLLLSCLQSLSAHNDFFTSIGQMTDLLYTEKDLVTSLKDYIRAEENKLERVKSWADKLDSLTAAAIQDPEGFLGHPVNAFKLMKRLNTEWGDLESLVLSDTTDGFISNLTIQRQHFPTDEDQTGAAKALLRLQDTYRLDANTISTGNLPGVKHKSLMTVEDCYELGKIAYSDVDYYHTELWMAQALKQLDEGEESTLDKVTVLDYLSYAIYQQGEIERALEYTKRLLDLDPEHQRAKGNLKYFKFQLEKQKKAAEDEAEKQKERGKRETTEKKKKPKKVSNSLIPERKKYEMLCRGEGIRLTPRRQSRLFCRYYDNNHNPHYVLAPVKQQDEWDRPYIVRYLEIISDKEIERVKQLAKPRLRRATISNPITGVLETASYRISKSAWLTGYEDPMIDKINQRIEDLTGLEMDTAEELQVANYGVGGQYEPHFDFGRKDEPDAFKELGTGNRIATWLFYMSDVSAGGATVFPDVGAAVWPQKGTAVFWYNLFASGEGDYSTRHAACPVLVGNKWVSNKWIHERGQEWRRPCGLNETE